A stretch of the Microbispora sp. ZYX-F-249 genome encodes the following:
- the cobA gene encoding uroporphyrinogen-III C-methyltransferase, which yields MAPYLLGLRLDGRRVLVVGGGRVAQRRIPALLDAGASVTLISPTVTPALDDLIATGRVIWERRPYQVGDCDGAWLVHACTDHRDVNTAVAAEAEAKRIWCVRADDKDASAAWTPASGRVDEVGVAVTAGGDPRRAAGIRDAIVGALRDGTVDARRHRTKPVGVALVGGGPGDPGLITVRGRQLLAQADVVVADRLAPRALLDELSPDVELIDAAKVPYGRSLSQEKINELLVEHARAGKFVVRLKGGDPFVFGRGGEEMIACARAGIPVTVVPGITSAVAVPGAAGVPVTHRGVSQEFHVISVHVAPGDPRSTVDWPGLARSSGTLILLMAVERIKEIAETLVRDGRSPETPVMVVQDGTLPTQRSVAATLSTVAERVTAAGVRPPAIVIVGEVVKVGQEIEMVRAERVP from the coding sequence ATGGCGCCCTACCTGCTCGGCCTCCGCCTCGACGGGCGGCGTGTTCTCGTGGTCGGCGGCGGACGCGTCGCACAGCGGCGGATCCCCGCACTGCTCGACGCCGGAGCCTCCGTCACCCTGATCTCGCCCACCGTCACCCCGGCATTGGACGACCTCATCGCCACCGGGCGGGTGATCTGGGAACGGCGGCCGTACCAGGTCGGCGACTGCGACGGCGCCTGGCTCGTGCACGCCTGCACCGACCACCGCGACGTCAACACCGCGGTCGCCGCCGAGGCCGAGGCCAAGCGCATCTGGTGCGTCCGGGCCGACGACAAGGACGCCTCGGCGGCCTGGACCCCCGCCAGCGGGCGGGTGGACGAGGTCGGCGTCGCGGTCACCGCCGGCGGCGACCCCCGCCGCGCGGCCGGCATCCGCGACGCGATCGTCGGCGCGCTGCGCGACGGCACCGTGGACGCCAGGCGGCACCGCACCAAGCCGGTCGGCGTCGCGCTGGTGGGCGGCGGTCCCGGCGACCCCGGCCTGATCACCGTGCGGGGACGCCAGCTTCTGGCCCAGGCCGACGTGGTCGTGGCCGACCGCCTCGCGCCGCGCGCGCTCCTGGACGAGCTGTCGCCCGACGTCGAGCTGATCGACGCGGCGAAGGTGCCGTACGGCCGGTCGCTGTCCCAGGAGAAGATCAACGAACTGCTCGTCGAGCACGCCCGCGCGGGCAAGTTCGTCGTGCGGCTGAAGGGCGGCGACCCGTTCGTCTTCGGCCGCGGCGGCGAGGAGATGATCGCCTGTGCCCGGGCGGGCATCCCGGTGACCGTGGTGCCCGGAATCACCAGCGCGGTCGCGGTGCCGGGGGCCGCCGGGGTCCCGGTCACCCACCGCGGGGTGAGCCAGGAGTTCCATGTCATCTCCGTGCACGTGGCACCCGGCGACCCCAGGTCCACCGTCGACTGGCCCGGATTGGCGCGATCGAGCGGAACCCTGATACTTCTCATGGCGGTCGAACGGATCAAGGAGATCGCCGAAACGCTGGTTCGAGACGGACGTTCACCGGAAACTCCCGTGATGGTGGTACAGGACGGTACTCTTCCGACCCAGCGATCCGTTGCCGCCACCTTGTCGACCGTGGCGGAACGGGTGACCGCGGCCGGAGTGCGGCCTCCGGCGATCGTGATCGTCGGCGAGGTCGTCAAGGTCGGCCAGGAGATCGAAATGGTGCGAGCGGAGCGGGTCCCGTGA